In Phycisphaerae bacterium, a single window of DNA contains:
- the ahcY gene encoding adenosylhomocysteinase → MATAVTDFKVKDLSLADWGRKEIAIAESEMPGLMAVREEYAGRKPLAGAKITGSLHMTIQTAVLIETLVELGAEVRWASCNIFSTQDHAAAAVAKRGIPVFAYKGESLEEYWEFTLKALSWPDGDGPTSIVDDGGDATLLIHRGRAFEAEFAKTGKHPAICKDNHEIEVVDNLLRRVREKDARFFHKMAGRVIGVTEETTTGVHRLYEMSRNGELLFTAINVNDSVTKSKFDNLYGCRESLMDGIKRATDVMIAGKKCVVCGYGDVGKGCAQAFRGLGATVYITEIDPICALQAAMEGYQVVTMDDACKWADIFVTATGNVDVITREHMDQMKDQAIVCNIGHFDSEIQVNRLGDLKWEEIKPQVDHVIWPDGKRIIVLAKGRLVNLGCATGHPSFVMSNSFTNQVIAQIELWENRNTGKYEKKVYTLPKHLDERVATLHLSKLGAKLTKLTEKQARYIGVPVNGPFKPEHYRY, encoded by the coding sequence ATGGCAACCGCCGTTACGGATTTCAAGGTCAAGGATCTGTCACTTGCCGACTGGGGTCGCAAGGAAATCGCCATCGCCGAGAGTGAAATGCCCGGCTTGATGGCCGTACGTGAGGAATACGCGGGTCGCAAACCGCTCGCCGGGGCCAAGATCACCGGCTCGCTGCACATGACCATTCAGACGGCCGTGCTGATCGAAACGCTGGTCGAACTGGGAGCCGAGGTCCGCTGGGCAAGCTGCAACATCTTCTCGACTCAGGACCACGCCGCGGCGGCCGTTGCCAAGCGGGGAATCCCAGTCTTCGCGTACAAAGGCGAAAGCCTCGAGGAATACTGGGAATTCACGCTCAAGGCGCTGAGCTGGCCGGACGGCGACGGGCCGACCAGCATCGTCGATGACGGCGGCGATGCCACGCTGCTGATCCATCGCGGCCGGGCTTTTGAGGCCGAGTTCGCCAAGACCGGCAAGCATCCGGCCATCTGCAAAGACAACCACGAGATCGAAGTCGTCGACAACCTCCTGCGCCGCGTCCGCGAAAAAGACGCCCGGTTCTTCCACAAGATGGCCGGGCGTGTCATCGGCGTCACCGAGGAAACCACCACGGGCGTCCATCGCCTTTACGAGATGTCCCGCAACGGCGAACTGCTCTTCACCGCGATCAACGTCAATGATTCGGTAACCAAGAGCAAGTTCGACAACCTCTACGGATGCCGCGAGAGTCTGATGGACGGCATCAAGCGGGCCACCGATGTGATGATCGCCGGCAAGAAGTGCGTGGTCTGCGGTTATGGCGACGTCGGCAAGGGTTGTGCCCAGGCGTTCCGCGGGCTGGGCGCCACGGTCTACATCACCGAAATCGACCCGATCTGCGCATTGCAGGCCGCCATGGAAGGCTACCAGGTGGTCACCATGGATGACGCCTGCAAATGGGCCGACATCTTCGTCACCGCCACCGGCAACGTTGACGTCATCACCCGTGAGCACATGGACCAGATGAAAGACCAGGCCATTGTCTGCAACATCGGGCACTTCGATAGCGAGATCCAGGTGAACCGGCTCGGCGATCTCAAGTGGGAGGAGATCAAACCGCAGGTGGACCACGTCATCTGGCCCGATGGCAAGCGGATCATCGTGCTGGCCAAGGGCCGCCTGGTCAACCTCGGCTGCGCCACCGGGCATCCCAGCTTCGTGATGAGCAACAGCTTCACCAACCAGGTGATCGCCCAGATCGAACTGTGGGAAAACCGCAACACCGGCAAGTACGAGAAGAAGGTCTACACGCTGCCCAAACACCTGGACGAGCGCGTCGCGACCCTGCACCTGAGCAAACTCGGGGCCAAGCTAACCAAGCTGACCGAGAAACAGGCCAGGTACATCGGCGTGCCGGTCAACGGGCCGTTCAAGCCGGAGCATTACCGATACTGA
- a CDS encoding metalloregulator ArsR/SmtB family transcription factor has translation MTANETVFRAMSDATRQKLLRVLSDYDLSVSELVEILRMPQSTVSRHLKVLRDAGLLVDRRVGTTVMYAVRPPSDAAVVPGRPPGSQGSLRPMSNGVIGLRDRLLEWVGQAQLDGDVADRLQKVVRRRHAGDRGFFDALAAKWDRLRIDAFGEAFHLEALTALLPTEWTAADIGSGTGYLLPVLSARFRKVIAVDPAPRMIEIARNRPEVRAADNIEFREGTLGSLPLADAEIDLAIVSLVLHHVESPAESLRDLKRTVHPRGGVLIIEQQDHRCAEFYERMGDRWWGFEPAQVSDWLAQAGFREVRAAPLRTARPSDRSRVDAPGLFVVTGRVSAP, from the coding sequence ATGACGGCAAACGAAACCGTATTCAGAGCGATGTCAGATGCGACCCGCCAGAAGCTCCTTCGGGTACTGTCGGACTACGATCTGAGCGTGTCCGAGTTGGTCGAGATCCTGCGGATGCCGCAATCCACGGTCAGCCGGCATTTGAAGGTGCTTCGCGATGCCGGTCTGCTGGTGGATCGGCGAGTGGGAACAACGGTCATGTACGCCGTCCGGCCCCCAAGCGACGCTGCCGTCGTTCCGGGGAGGCCGCCAGGTTCGCAGGGATCACTCAGGCCGATGAGCAACGGTGTCATCGGCCTGCGAGATCGGTTGCTCGAATGGGTGGGACAAGCCCAACTCGACGGCGACGTCGCCGATCGGCTACAGAAAGTCGTCCGCCGCCGACACGCCGGAGACCGAGGTTTCTTTGACGCCCTCGCGGCCAAGTGGGATCGGTTGCGGATCGACGCTTTCGGAGAGGCCTTTCACCTTGAGGCCCTGACCGCCCTTCTGCCGACGGAGTGGACCGCCGCAGATATCGGCAGCGGCACCGGCTATCTCCTGCCCGTGCTATCCGCACGATTCCGCAAGGTCATCGCAGTGGATCCGGCTCCCCGAATGATTGAGATCGCCCGAAACCGACCGGAGGTCCGCGCAGCAGATAATATCGAATTTCGCGAAGGGACGCTCGGCAGTCTGCCGTTGGCCGACGCGGAAATTGACCTCGCGATTGTCTCGCTCGTGCTCCATCATGTGGAATCGCCGGCCGAATCGCTGCGGGACCTCAAGCGAACTGTCCACCCTCGCGGAGGGGTTCTGATCATCGAGCAGCAGGACCATCGGTGTGCTGAGTTCTACGAACGAATGGGTGACCGCTGGTGGGGTTTCGAGCCTGCCCAAGTGTCCGATTGGCTCGCACAAGCGGGATTTCGAGAGGTTCGAGCCGCGCCGCTGCGCACGGCCAGACCAAGTGACCGCAGCCGAGTGGATGCACCCGGATTGTTTGTCGTGACCGGGCGGGTTTCAGCGCCTTGA